The following coding sequences are from one Panicum hallii strain FIL2 chromosome 5, PHallii_v3.1, whole genome shotgun sequence window:
- the LOC112892778 gene encoding F-box protein SKIP23-like has protein sequence MTTADPPLARVTDWAGLPGDLRACVRELLTAVPGRVCFRAVCRSWRAADGPHPVPRMPPPWLVLPLGTVGCSDAFTLLSVPTMQAFRWSPPGGAGLFGVGSSGGWIAGAYIDADLKIRLSLLNPLTDARVDVPAPFGRVYHMPSGRRSATEEISLCNTFQKVAFSPSPTEHDFAVAVVTRSRSGKAMAFARAGCNEVWLADLGPFERGGDYIRAQRDVAYHDGKFYYMTMSGQVWVVDMAAPFATFEPTMPGLIKRRHHLAFTGDGALHIVCSSIRELHSSDGNMLALRYAPSCTAEQGSSSSTWAQVTCLHGQAFLIGDLNQTLSVHADGDDGAWLRPDCVYFTNIPLCSLLAQSRDCSYGRAWVLYLATGDIRRPDSATGEPRNYKVETHWAQRYPKCVWIMPSMR, from the coding sequence atgaCGACAGCCGATCCTCCGCTGGCGCGCGTCACCGACTGGGCCGGCCTGCCCGGCGATCTCCGGGCGTGCGTGCGCGAGCTCCTCACCGCCGTCCCCGGCCGCGTATGCTTCCGCGCGGTGTGCCGCTCGTGGCGGGCAGCCGACGGCCCCCACCCGGTGCCGAGGATGCCGCCTCCGTGGCTGGTCCTCCCGCTCGGCACCGTGGGCTGCAGCGACGCCTTCACCCTGCTCTCCGTCCCGACCATGCAGGCGTTCCGCTGGTCGCcgccgggcggcgcggggctcTTCGGCGTCGGCTCCAGCGGCGGGTGGATCGCCGGGGCGTACATCGACGCCGACCTCAAGATCCGGCTCTCGCTGCTGAACCCGCTCACGGACGCGCGCGTCGACGTGCCGGCCCCCTTCGGTCGGGTCTACCACATGCCCAGCGGCAGGAGGAGCGCGACGGAGGAGATCTCGCTGTGCAACACTTTCCAGAAGGTGGCCTTCTCGCCGAGCCCCACCGAGCACGACTTCGCCGTCGCCGTGGTGACCCGAAGCCGCTCCGGCAAAGCCATGGCGTTCGCCAGGGCTGGCTGCAACGAGGTGTGGCTGGCCGACCTCGGCCCCTTCGAACGCGGCGGCGACTACATCAGGGCCCAGCGGGACGTCGCGTACCACGACGGCAAGTTCTACTACATGACCATGTCCGGCCAGGTGTGGGTGGTCGACATGGCCGCGCCGTTCGCCACGTTCGAGCCCACGATGCCCGGCCTCATCAAGCGCCGCCACCACCTCGCCTTCACCGGCGACGGCGCGCTCCACATCGTGTGCAGCTCGATCCGGGAGCTCCACTCGTCCGACGGGAATATGCTCGCGCTACGTTACGCCCCGAGCTGCACTGCAGAACAAGGGTCGTCGTCGTCAACGTGGGCGCAAGTGACATGCCTGCACGGCCAAGCCTTCCTCATCGGCGACCTAAACCAGACGCTATCCGTGCACGCGGACGGCGACGACGGAGCATGGCTGAGGCCTGACTGCGTGTACTTCACCAACATCCCGCTCTGCTCTCTCCTTGCACAATCACGGGACTGCAGCTATGGCCGTGCGTGGGTGTTGTACTTGGCCACCGGCGACATTAGGAGGCCCGACTCTGCAACGGGGGAGCCAAGGAATTATAAGGTGGAGACACACTGGGCTCAGCGCTACCCTAAATGCGTTTGGATTATGCCTTCCATGCGATGA